The genomic window TATTAGAATTAAAATCTGTATTAGAAAGTTTAGCTCATCAATTTTCCCCTGAAGATATTTTAACCTTCACAAAATTTTTATTTCTTACCGCCGTTATTCTTCCTATTCTTCCTAACAAAAATTTTGGTATTTTTGAGATTAATCCTTTCAAGACTTGGTTAATTGTGGTTGCAGTAAGTGGAATTTCTTACGCTAGTTTTATTTTACAAAAAGTTTTTAAAAACCGTGGTGGACTGATATTAATTGCTATATTAGGGGGTGCTTACTCTTCTACTGTTACTACCGTAGCATTAGCGAAACAATCCACCAGCAATGCTTATTCTTATCCCTATTCAGGGGGCATTTTAATCGCTTCTGGTATTATGTATTTTAGGTTAGCTTTACTCATTAATTTATTTAATCCTCAATTGGGAAAGGAATTAACCTTATGGTTTGGTTTATTAGCTGTTACGGCTATTACTATTGGGAGTTTTTGGTCTTCACGAAAAGATAAAAATATAACTGAGTCTATCCAGCAAAAAACTGAAATTTCTCCTAATCCTTTAGAATTAAAAGCAGCTTTTTTCTTTGCTTTTTTATTTATAATTATGATTGTTTTAACTCATTATACAGCCTTATACTTAGGACGTAGTGGACTATATTTATTAGCTGGAATTATGGGAGTAACAGACATTGATCCTTTTATTTTAGGTATTACTCAATCTGCCGGACAATTGACTTCTTTCTCAGTCGCTTCAGGAGCCATTTTAATTGCAGCATCAAGCAATAATTTAATCAAAGGAATCTATGCCTTAATCTTTAGCGATCGCCGAACAGGTGGACAGAGTTTAACATTATTATGCCTCTTAGCACTTTTAGGACTAATCCCATTATGGTTTGTTTAAAAAAAAGTATGTTATACCAATTCTCAAAAGTTACTAGAGACTTAATAAATATTCCTTTTCCTTTATCTCCCCTGTTCCCTCTGCTTACCTCAACGAATAATCTTTTATCTGAGAGGGACGATTTTCAATGAAGTTCGGTGGTTGGGAATACTCTCTTTTATGAAGGTTTTTATCGTTGAGTTAATTATCTTGTCTACTATGTAGGGGAAGCAACTCAGTATTTTGTGACTTATGATACGATAATAAGGAGAAGAATAAATGGACTTCCCTAGAATTGAAAGGATTGAAGGCTGAGAGGAGTGAGTACATAGTTTTTCCTAACCCAAGTTGCCTTATCGTTTATTATGGCATCGATTAAGAGAATGCCAAAAGCGTCGACAACGGTTTTCAGGATTTTTGTTAAGGATAGATCCGTCAGAGTTTCCAACCGACTGTGTCCTTAGTAGGCGTATCGTATAAACGTTAAAGGTTGACTGATATCTCAATTACTTTAAGTTAAATTGTCTTAGTTATGACAAGAGACGGGACTGCTCTGAATTAACTAAGCAAATGGTTCACTTTACACTTCTTTTAGTTTTTGGAGTTAATCTAATGAAACGCTCTATCATTAGCTTACTTGCTTTGTCTACCATCGGTTTATTAACGTTACCTGCTTTAGCCGATGATGCCACTATCCAACGATCAGACCAAGTCTCAACCCAAGAAGGCAACAGAAACACTGCTATCCAAGATAGTTCTCAAAGCAATATTAACCGAGGTCGTAATCGCCGAGGGGAAGACACAGGAACAGTACAAGAAAGTTACCAAGATACGTTACAACAAGGCAGCGATAACGTCAGTGTTCAAGAAAGCGATCAAAGAAATGTTCGTGATACTCGTAGACGTTAATTCTCTTCTAAAATTTGACTGAATTTTCTTCAGTTAGATGTTAAACCTGGTTTATGTTTGTAGGGAGGATTTTACAGGTATTTTGGGGGTAGGGTAACCGATAAAAAATGTTGCTTACCCAGAAAACAAGCAAACAACATTTCTGTCTTTACAGTGTTTCTTTTCGTTTTTTGGAGTTGCCTCCTAGCCCCAGTGTATCATTTATTTCATGGCATCGTCTATGAGACTAATCCAGCAAAGGACACAACCCTGAGTTCTCAAGACAATCGGCCAAGAAATGTTAGCCATCCTAGACCTGAATTCTCCATAAACAATTAGTTCTAGGGGTTAGACTTGGGGGTTAACACCGCACGAAGGGTCTAACCTCTGGATTCTGTTGACTGATGTGAGGTAATAAACATGAAATTAATGAAGCTTGTCTTTAGTATGGCTACGCTATTAATTTTTCTGCCGATCAATGTTCAAGGGGAACCCACTGATGTTCAAGCAGGAAATGTCAGGATTCTTCGAGAACCCAATGGCAACATTGAGATTAATACAGGAGAAACACAACTGAGTGTTCCTGGAAACTCAAGAACAAGGAACAGTGATGATTATTCCCTAGAGGATAGGGAGATGAATTCCTCAACTTCTAGACAAACAATTCGTAATACTCGCTGTGATAATAGCCGTGTTTCCTCCCATCAAACCAGTCGGGTTCGGGGATCAAATCGAACAGTAAGACAAACCAGTGTTTTAACGAATACTTGTCCGTAAGACTTCTAGGAGGTTACGATGAAATTAACTTATTTGAGTGCTGGTTTACTATCAGTTACTAGCTTATTCTGTTTGACTTTGGTTAACCCTGAGTTGGCCTCTGCTCAATGTGTACAGTCCCATACAGGGGTTCAGGTTCACATGGGACAAACCCCGGCAGAACAAACCCATAATACTCGATTTGAAAACCAAGGTGATTGTACAGGTAATGCCAGTTCAACAACTTCAACCCAGGTTCAAGTTGGAGGAGACAATGTGCGTCAACATCAAGAATCTCGCCATCAAACCCGTGGGAGTAGTCGAAATCCTTCTGGGGTGAGTGGACCGACGGTAAGTGTTGATACTGTTGCTCCTGTTGACGTTCAAACCCCTGAAAATTTTCCTTACTAACTTTAGTTAGTCTGCTAATGTGTGTTGTTAATACACATTAGCTAGTTGTTGTTGAGGAATGATCATGAACAACAAAAAAAATTTTATACTCTTTTCAGTTTTTGGAGCTTTATTGGTAATTATAATTACTCTTATTAATCAAGCAACTGAAGGATTTTT from Crocosphaera subtropica ATCC 51142 includes these protein-coding regions:
- a CDS encoding MgtC/SapB family protein translates to MFNFIPAEVLKLLLVFFLSFLIGLEREEWKSISGKYAFGGIRTYPLIGLIGYSMASLSNYQMLPLTAGFLVIGSLMLLSYWHKIQTSKTAGLTTEMVGLTTYIVGALVFHDQLWIASTLVITSLLLLELKSVLESLAHQFSPEDILTFTKFLFLTAVILPILPNKNFGIFEINPFKTWLIVVAVSGISYASFILQKVFKNRGGLILIAILGGAYSSTVTTVALAKQSTSNAYSYPYSGGILIASGIMYFRLALLINLFNPQLGKELTLWFGLLAVTAITIGSFWSSRKDKNITESIQQKTEISPNPLELKAAFFFAFLFIIMIVLTHYTALYLGRSGLYLLAGIMGVTDIDPFILGITQSAGQLTSFSVASGAILIAASSNNLIKGIYALIFSDRRTGGQSLTLLCLLALLGLIPLWFV